The Mycolicibacterium aichiense region GCGGGCAGATTTTCGGAACCGAACAGCACTTCGAGCGGCTGGACCGTGCCGTGATCGACGTCCATGGCCGCCGACAAGGAGACGTCGACACCGGCGTCCCACACCGCTGCCGCCATCTCGTTGGCGAGTGCGGCCGGCACATTCAACGGTCCGGCGTGCGTGCCGTAATCGCCGACGCCGGCGGCCGCTGTGCCGATGCAGAACGGCGGCATCAACCGGTAGAAGAACCCGTTGTAGTGGTCCGGTGAGAAGATCACCACGAGCTCGGGGTCGAATTCCGCTACGAATGACCGGGTTTCGGCCAGCCGTCCGTTGATGTCGTCAAGTAGTTCCGCCGACGGGCCGGGAAGGTTCAGCAGCGGGCTGTGTGACATACAGCAGAGCGCCAGTGGCATCGGTGCCTCCTCCCGGGGTCAAGGTGAGTGTGTCGAGCAGGGCCGTGCTCAGTTCCGGTGTGCGTTGGGCGATGCAGGCGCCGGCGATGCAGCGGTCCGGCCGCAGGAACATCACCGACTCTTCGTGTGCGTCGAACCATGCCTTGAGTGCGCCGGTACGGTCCCCGACGACGATGACGTCGGGGTCGTCGTGTCCGGTCCAGTGCAACTGGGTGATCGGACGCAGCGCGACGAAAACCGCACCCAGCGACTTCCACGCCGCGAAGTCCTTCTCCCCCAGCAGTTGTCGGGGGTTGTTGCTCCAGCAGACAAAGGCGAACCACGGGCCGATGACGTCGTCGAGCAGGACGTTCTGGTTGTCCCGGGTGTCCACCCGGGGCTGGATGAACAGGGTGCCCACCGCCGACGACGGTGACCGCGGCTCGGCGTGCACCACCGCACCCTGCTCGTAGCGGGGCATCGGCTTGAACCGCATCTCCAGTACATACCGCTTCAGCGTGGGCACCAGGGATGCGGCGCGAATCACCGCGTCCCGGGCGGCGGCCACGCGCGAGTTGGTCGGCGAGATGACCTTGCCCACTGTGGTCGAGAGGTCGATCATCGCGCGAGCGTGCTTACGGCGCTCGACGTCGTAGCTGTCCAGTAGCGCATCGCGGGCCTGTCCCTTGACCACGGCTGCCAGCTTCCAGCCGAGGTTGGCGGCATCGCGGATGCCGCTGTTGTAGCCCTGGCCCTGCCACACCGGCATGAGGTGGGCGGCGTCCCCGGCAATCAGGATGCGTCCCTTGCGGAATGAGCTCGCGATTCGGGAGTGGTGGGTGTACAGGCGGCGGCGGATGATGTCGCACTTGTCCGGGTAGGGCACCAGCCGGGACAGCATCTGCGCGACGAACGCGGGGTCCTCGGCCTGTTCGTCGGTCTCGTGGCCGTGGATGAGGAACTCGAAGCGCCGGATGCCGTGGGCGATGGCGATCGAGACGTAGGGCCGGACCGGGTCGGCGCCGACCTCGCTGTTGGGATGTCCGAGTGGATCGTTGGCGATGTCGACCACCAGCCAGCGGGTCGACGACGTCGTGCCGTCGAAGGACACCCCCATCAGACGGCGGGTGGCGCTACGGCCGCCATCGCAGCCGACGACGTAGCGGGCGCTGACCGTTCGGGGGTGGGAATCGGCGGGCGACAGCTCGACGACGACTCCGTCGGCGGTCTCGGTGATCGAGGTCATCGGATGACCCCATGCCACCTCGACGTTGCCGAACCGGCCGAGGCCTTTGTAGAGCTCGGCATCGACCAGCGGCTGGACGAAACCGTTGCGCTTGGGCCAGCCGAACCGCGCGTCGGGCGGTGCCATCTCGGCGAGCAATCTCCGCTTGCCGTCGTAGAACCGCAAGATCTGGTTGGGCACGGTGTGCGGCAGTACGGCGTCCGCCAGGCCGATCGCCTGAAAGGTCCGCAGGGCTTCGTCGTCGAGGCCCACCCCGCGCGGATAGTCGATGAGCGCATCTCGCTCATCGACCACCAATGTGCGAACCCCCTGCAGGCCAAGGATATTGGCAAGGGTCAACCCAACCGGCCCGGCACCCACCACGACGACGTCGAACTCCATACTCACCGGCCCACCAGGAAGTCGATGTGCAGGCGGTTGAACGTCTTGGGATCCTCGTACTGCGGCCAGTGCCCGCAGCCTTGCATGACCTCGAAGCGCGCACCCGGGATCATCTCCGAGATCCGGCGGCCCTCCGTCGTGTCGGCGGTCGGGTCGTCGCTGGTCCACAGCACCAGCGTCGGCGCGGCGATTGCGCCGTAGTCGCTGGGGCTCATCAGGTTTCGCTGCCGGATCTCTGGATCCTGCAACGCCATGATGTCGCGCATCGCGTTGACGAACCCGGGTTGCCGGTACACCCGCTGGCGGCTGGCGACGATGTCGTCGTAGTCCTTGGACTTGTCTGCCATCAGCCACTTGATCCTGGCCTGCACGGTATCCCAGCTCGGGTTCTCCGCAGCGGCCATCGACAGCGTGATGATCCGCTTCATCACCTCGGGGTCGGCCTGCGAACCGCCGGCGGTGTTCAGCACCAACCGCTCGAGCCGGTCGGGGTGGTCGACGGCGAACCGCGACGCGACCCAGCCGCCCAGCGATTCACCGGAGATGTGTGCCGTCTGCGCCCCGATGGTGTCGAGGACGGCAGCGAGATGCTCGACGTAGTGCGGGATCTCCAGCAGGTGCCCGGGCTTGTCGGTGTAGCCGTGCCCCAGCATGTCGATCGACCAGGTCGAGAAGTGTTCGGCGTGCGCCTCGAGGTTGCGGACGTACGCCTCGGCGTGGCCACCCGAGCCATGGAGCAGCACCAGCGTCGGCTTACTCGGGTCGCCGGCGTGCAGGTAGCGGGTGCGCACTCCGCCGGCATCCAGGTAGCCCTGCGAGAACGCAACGCCCTGCAGATCACTCCAGACGCTCTCGAACTCCGGCACCCGGCTGCCCCTATCCTCGGTGATAATGGGATTCTCGCTTTTTGTAAGCGGTATGTGTAATTATTGAACTACGGTGTGCGATAGTTTAAGAGCATCACTCTCGGAGTGCCGTCTGTCAAGGCAATCCGGGGTGACTCGAGCCCGGATTCGCACCTCACGCACGGGGACGATATGACGCAGACACCCACCGAAAGCCCGATCAGCGCTGCGCCGGGGTCACAGACCCTGGCCCGTGGATTGCACGCATTGCAGCTGGTCGCGGCAGCGAAAGGCGGGTTGACCATCCAACAGGTCGCCGACCACATCGGCGTGCATCGGACCATCGCCTACCGACTGCTGAGCACGTTGGCCTCGTACCGGATGGTGGCCAAAGCCGAGGACGGACGGTTCCGCGCCGCGGCCGGGCTCGCCGCTCTGGGTGCCTCGTTCGACAACAACATCCGCGAACTGTCGATGCCGACGCTGCGGAACCTCGCCGACGAGCTCGACACCACGGTGTCGTTATTGGTCGCCGAGGGTGATCAGCAGGTCGCGATCGCCGTCATCGTGCCAACCCGGGTCTCCTATCAGCTGTCCTTCCACGAGGGCAGCCGCTATCCCCTCGACCGCGGCGCGGCCGGTATCGCACTGCTGGCCAGCATGCCGGTGCGGCCGGGCGAACGTCCGTTGGTCACCCGCGCGCGCGAACAGGGCTGGATCATCACCTACGGGGAGGTCGAGCCCAACACCTACGGTCTCGCGGTTCCGGTACACCGGCCGACAGGCTCGCCGCACACGTGTATCAACCTGATCTCACACCGCGAAGATGTGGTGCTGCACGGGCGGGAGTCGGCGATCGCGGCGGCACAGCGACTTTCGGTGGTTTTGAGTTAAGCACCCCGCTGAACTGGGGTTATGCCGGATGGAGCGCTTGACACTGTGCGATCGGCGTCGTTAGCGTGACAACAACGAACACGTGCGTTCGGTAAATGCACACACCAATAGCACTGTGCGGCAATAGGAGTGAAGCGATGGCGGACACCACCTGGGACTCCGGCCAGTCTGGCCCACCTGCGTGGGACCGCGAAGTCGACGTCGTGGTGCTCGGCACCGGCGCGGCCGGCCTGACCGCTGCGCTGACCGCAGCGGCCAGTGGCGCATCGGTGGCGGTGTTCGAGAAGGCGCCGACCGTCGGGGGGACGACCGCGGTCTCCGGCGGCATCGTCTGGATTCCAGCGCACGACCGGGCGGCCGGTGGTGAGCTGACCGTCGAGGATGCGCTGAAATACCTTGAGGCCCAATCGCTGGGCGTCATGGACCGCGAACTGGTCGAGACGTTCGTCCGCACCGGCCCGGCAATGCTCGACTTCGTCGAGAGCAACAGCGCGCTGCAGTTCGAGGTCGCCGAGGGCTTCCCCGACTACAAGCCCGAACTCCCGGGTGGCCAGCCGGGCGGCGGACGATCGTTGAACGCCAGGCCATTTGACCTCGCCACGCTGGACGACTGGGCGTCGCGCATCACGTCGTTCCCCATCGACTTCAGCAATGTCGGCATCGACGCCGAGACTCGGGCACGCATCCACGCCGCCGTCGACGATATGGACGGCGACTACTGC contains the following coding sequences:
- a CDS encoding bifunctional 3-(3-hydroxy-phenyl)propionate/3-hydroxycinnamic acid hydroxylase — encoded protein: MEFDVVVVGAGPVGLTLANILGLQGVRTLVVDERDALIDYPRGVGLDDEALRTFQAIGLADAVLPHTVPNQILRFYDGKRRLLAEMAPPDARFGWPKRNGFVQPLVDAELYKGLGRFGNVEVAWGHPMTSITETADGVVVELSPADSHPRTVSARYVVGCDGGRSATRRLMGVSFDGTTSSTRWLVVDIANDPLGHPNSEVGADPVRPYVSIAIAHGIRRFEFLIHGHETDEQAEDPAFVAQMLSRLVPYPDKCDIIRRRLYTHHSRIASSFRKGRILIAGDAAHLMPVWQGQGYNSGIRDAANLGWKLAAVVKGQARDALLDSYDVERRKHARAMIDLSTTVGKVISPTNSRVAAARDAVIRAASLVPTLKRYVLEMRFKPMPRYEQGAVVHAEPRSPSSAVGTLFIQPRVDTRDNQNVLLDDVIGPWFAFVCWSNNPRQLLGEKDFAAWKSLGAVFVALRPITQLHWTGHDDPDVIVVGDRTGALKAWFDAHEESVMFLRPDRCIAGACIAQRTPELSTALLDTLTLTPGGGTDATGALLYVTQPAAEPSRPVGGTT
- a CDS encoding alpha/beta fold hydrolase, translating into MPEFESVWSDLQGVAFSQGYLDAGGVRTRYLHAGDPSKPTLVLLHGSGGHAEAYVRNLEAHAEHFSTWSIDMLGHGYTDKPGHLLEIPHYVEHLAAVLDTIGAQTAHISGESLGGWVASRFAVDHPDRLERLVLNTAGGSQADPEVMKRIITLSMAAAENPSWDTVQARIKWLMADKSKDYDDIVASRQRVYRQPGFVNAMRDIMALQDPEIRQRNLMSPSDYGAIAAPTLVLWTSDDPTADTTEGRRISEMIPGARFEVMQGCGHWPQYEDPKTFNRLHIDFLVGR
- a CDS encoding IclR family transcriptional regulator, which produces MTQTPTESPISAAPGSQTLARGLHALQLVAAAKGGLTIQQVADHIGVHRTIAYRLLSTLASYRMVAKAEDGRFRAAAGLAALGASFDNNIRELSMPTLRNLADELDTTVSLLVAEGDQQVAIAVIVPTRVSYQLSFHEGSRYPLDRGAAGIALLASMPVRPGERPLVTRAREQGWIITYGEVEPNTYGLAVPVHRPTGSPHTCINLISHREDVVLHGRESAIAAAQRLSVVLS